One genomic segment of Diceros bicornis minor isolate mBicDic1 chromosome 13, mDicBic1.mat.cur, whole genome shotgun sequence includes these proteins:
- the LRRC41 gene encoding leucine-rich repeat-containing protein 41 isoform X1 — protein MAAPEAWRARSCWFCEVAAATTMEATSREAAPAKSSASGPSAPPALFELCGRAVSAHMGVLESGVWALPGPILQSILPLLNIYYLERIEETALKKGLSTQAIWRRLWDELMKTRPSSLESVTCWRAKFMEAFFSHVLRGTIDVSSDRRLCDQRFSPLLHSSRHVRQLTICNMLQGATELVAEPNRRVLETLASSLHTLKFRHLLFSDVAAQQSLRQLLHQLIHHGAVSQVSLYSWPVPESALFILILTMSAGFWQPGPGGPPCRLCGEASRGRAPSRDEGSLLLGSRRPRRDAAERCAAALMASRRKSEAKQTARAAPATRVTRRSTQESLTAGGTDPKRELHPPATSHEAPGTKRPPSAPATTSSASPSSSTSSSKRAPASSAPQPKPLKRFKRAAGKKGARTRQGPGTESEDLYDFVFIVAGEKEDGEEMEIGEVACGALDGSDPSCLGLPALEASQRFRSISTLELFTVPLSTEAALTLCHLLSSWVSLESLTLSYNGLGSNIFRLLDSLRALSAQAGCRLRALHLSDLFSPLPILELTRAIVRALPLLRVLSIRVDHPSQRDNPAVPGNAGPPSHIIGDEEIPENCLEQLEMGFPRGAQPAPLLCSVLKASGSLQQLSLDSATFASPQDFGLVLQTLKEYNLVLKRLSFHDMNLADCQSEVLFLLQNLTLQEITFSFCRLFEKRPAQFLPEMVAAMKGNSTLKGLRLPGNRLGNAGLLALADVFSEDSSSSLCQLDISSNCIKPDGLLEFAKRLERWGRGAFGHLRLFQNWLDQDAVTAREAIRRLRATCHVVSDSWDSSQAFADYVSTM, from the exons CCCTCCCAGGCCCAATACTTCAAAGCATCTTACCTCTGCTCAATATATATTACTTGGAGAGGATTGAGGAAACTGCCCTCAAGAAAG GCCTCTCCACTCAGGCCATCTGGCGCCGACTATGGGATGAGCTGATGAAGACAAGGCCTTCCAGTTTGGAA AGTGTGACCTGCTGGCGAGCCAAGTTTATGGAGGCCTTTTTTTCCCATGTTCTACGTGGGACCATTGATGTGTCTTCTGACAGGCGTCTTTGTGATCAGCGCTTCTCGCCTCTTCTGCATAGCTCCCGCCATGTCCGGCAGCTCACCATCTGCAACATGCTGCAGGGTGCAACCGAGCTGGTGGCTGAGCCCAACCGCAGGGTTCTGGAGACCCTGGCCAGTTCCCTACACACCCTTAAGTTCCGCCACTTGCTGTTCTCTGATGTGGCTGCTCAGCAGTCACTTCGGCAGCTGTTGCATCAGCTTATTCACCATGGGGCCGTCAGCCAGGTGTCGCTGTACTCCTGGCCTGTGCCTGAGTCAGCCCTTTTCATCCTTATTCTCACCATGAGTGCTGGCTTCTGGCAGCCAGGCCCTGGTGGCCCACCCTGTCGCCTCTGTGGAGAAGCCTCCCGAGGCCGGGCCCCATCCCGAGATGAAGGATCCCTCTTGCTGGGCTCACGCCGGCCTCGCCGGGATGCTGCTGAGCGATGTGCTGCAGCCCTGATGGCCTCCCGGCGGAAGAGCGAAGCCAAGCAGACGGCCAGAGCTGCACCTGCCACTCGGGTAACACGCCGGAGCACACAGGAGAGCCTGACAGCAGGCGGGACAGACCCTAAGAGGGAGCTGCACCCTCCAGCCACTTCCCATGAGGCTCCTGGCACCAAGCGGccaccctctgctccagccaccacttcctctgcctctccctcctcttccacaTCCTCATCTAAACGGGCTCCAGCTAGCTCAGCCCCACAGCCTAAGCCCCTAAAGCGTTTCAAGCGAGCTGCAGGGAAGAAGGGTGCTCGCACCCGTCAGGGGCCTGGTACAGAGTCTGAAGACCTGTATGACTTTGTTTTCATTGTGGCTGGTGAGaaggaggatggggaagagatGGAGATAGGAGAAGTGGCTTGTGGAGCTTTGGATGGATCAGATCCCAGCTGCCTGGGGCTTCCAgcactggaggcctcccagcgaTTCCGCAGCATTTCCACCTTGGAGCTATTCACAGTTCCGCTCTCCACAGAGGCGGCTCTGACACTGTGCCACCTGCTGAGCTCCTGGGTGTCTCTGGAGAGCCTCACACTCTCCTATAATG GCCTGGGCTCTAACATCTTCCGCCTGCTGGACAGCCTGCGGGCCCTGTCAGCCCAGGCTGGATGCCGCCTCCGCGCCCTGCATCTCAGTGACCTGTTCTCACCACTGCCCATCCTGGAGTTGACACGTGCCATTGTGCGAGCCCTACCCCTGCTGCGGGTCCTCTCTATTCGTGTCGACCACCCCAGCCAGAGGGACAACCCTGCTGTGCCAGGGAATGCAGGGCCTCCTAGCCACATAATTGGGGATGAGGAGATACCAG AAAACTGCCTGGAACAGTTGGAGATGGGATTTCCACGAGGAGCCCAGCCAGCCCCACTGCTCTGCTCTGTACTGAAGGCCTCAGGTTCTCTGCAGCAGCTGTCCCTGGATAGCGCCACCTTTGCCTCTCCCCAGGATTTTGGGCTTGTGTTGCAGACACTCAAAG AGTACAACCTAGTCCTGAAGAGGCTGAGCTTCCATGACATGAATCTGGCTGACTGTCAGAGCGAGGTGCTCTTTTTGCTACAGAATCTGACTCTTCAAG AGATTACCTTCTCCTTCTGCCGTCTGTTTGAGAAGCGCCCAGCCCAATTTCTGCCTGAGATGGTTGCTGCTATGAAGGGCAACTCCACACTGAAGGGCCTCCGGCTGCCAGGGAACCgcctgg gGAATGCTGGCCTGCTGGCCCTCGCAGATGTTTTCTCAGAGGATTCATCTTCCTCTCTGTGTCAGCTAGACATCAG TTCCAACTGCATCAAGCCAGATGGGCTTCTGGAGTTCGCCAAGCGGCTGGAGCGCTGGGGCCGTGGAGCCTTTGGTCACCTGCGCCTCTTCCAGAACTGGCTAGACCAGGATGCAGTCACagccagagaagccatccggcgGCTCCGGGCCACCTGCCACGTGGTTAGCGACTCGTGGGACTCATCCCAGGCCTTCGCAGATTATGTCAGCACCATGTGA
- the LRRC41 gene encoding leucine-rich repeat-containing protein 41 isoform X3 has product MKTRPSSLESVTCWRAKFMEAFFSHVLRGTIDVSSDRRLCDQRFSPLLHSSRHVRQLTICNMLQGATELVAEPNRRVLETLASSLHTLKFRHLLFSDVAAQQSLRQLLHQLIHHGAVSQVSLYSWPVPESALFILILTMSAGFWQPGPGGPPCRLCGEASRGRAPSRDEGSLLLGSRRPRRDAAERCAAALMASRRKSEAKQTARAAPATRVTRRSTQESLTAGGTDPKRELHPPATSHEAPGTKRPPSAPATTSSASPSSSTSSSKRAPASSAPQPKPLKRFKRAAGKKGARTRQGPGTESEDLYDFVFIVAGEKEDGEEMEIGEVACGALDGSDPSCLGLPALEASQRFRSISTLELFTVPLSTEAALTLCHLLSSWVSLESLTLSYNGLGSNIFRLLDSLRALSAQAGCRLRALHLSDLFSPLPILELTRAIVRALPLLRVLSIRVDHPSQRDNPAVPGNAGPPSHIIGDEEIPENCLEQLEMGFPRGAQPAPLLCSVLKASGSLQQLSLDSATFASPQDFGLVLQTLKEYNLVLKRLSFHDMNLADCQSEVLFLLQNLTLQEITFSFCRLFEKRPAQFLPEMVAAMKGNSTLKGLRLPGNRLGNAGLLALADVFSEDSSSSLCQLDISSNCIKPDGLLEFAKRLERWGRGAFGHLRLFQNWLDQDAVTAREAIRRLRATCHVVSDSWDSSQAFADYVSTM; this is encoded by the exons ATGAAGACAAGGCCTTCCAGTTTGGAA AGTGTGACCTGCTGGCGAGCCAAGTTTATGGAGGCCTTTTTTTCCCATGTTCTACGTGGGACCATTGATGTGTCTTCTGACAGGCGTCTTTGTGATCAGCGCTTCTCGCCTCTTCTGCATAGCTCCCGCCATGTCCGGCAGCTCACCATCTGCAACATGCTGCAGGGTGCAACCGAGCTGGTGGCTGAGCCCAACCGCAGGGTTCTGGAGACCCTGGCCAGTTCCCTACACACCCTTAAGTTCCGCCACTTGCTGTTCTCTGATGTGGCTGCTCAGCAGTCACTTCGGCAGCTGTTGCATCAGCTTATTCACCATGGGGCCGTCAGCCAGGTGTCGCTGTACTCCTGGCCTGTGCCTGAGTCAGCCCTTTTCATCCTTATTCTCACCATGAGTGCTGGCTTCTGGCAGCCAGGCCCTGGTGGCCCACCCTGTCGCCTCTGTGGAGAAGCCTCCCGAGGCCGGGCCCCATCCCGAGATGAAGGATCCCTCTTGCTGGGCTCACGCCGGCCTCGCCGGGATGCTGCTGAGCGATGTGCTGCAGCCCTGATGGCCTCCCGGCGGAAGAGCGAAGCCAAGCAGACGGCCAGAGCTGCACCTGCCACTCGGGTAACACGCCGGAGCACACAGGAGAGCCTGACAGCAGGCGGGACAGACCCTAAGAGGGAGCTGCACCCTCCAGCCACTTCCCATGAGGCTCCTGGCACCAAGCGGccaccctctgctccagccaccacttcctctgcctctccctcctcttccacaTCCTCATCTAAACGGGCTCCAGCTAGCTCAGCCCCACAGCCTAAGCCCCTAAAGCGTTTCAAGCGAGCTGCAGGGAAGAAGGGTGCTCGCACCCGTCAGGGGCCTGGTACAGAGTCTGAAGACCTGTATGACTTTGTTTTCATTGTGGCTGGTGAGaaggaggatggggaagagatGGAGATAGGAGAAGTGGCTTGTGGAGCTTTGGATGGATCAGATCCCAGCTGCCTGGGGCTTCCAgcactggaggcctcccagcgaTTCCGCAGCATTTCCACCTTGGAGCTATTCACAGTTCCGCTCTCCACAGAGGCGGCTCTGACACTGTGCCACCTGCTGAGCTCCTGGGTGTCTCTGGAGAGCCTCACACTCTCCTATAATG GCCTGGGCTCTAACATCTTCCGCCTGCTGGACAGCCTGCGGGCCCTGTCAGCCCAGGCTGGATGCCGCCTCCGCGCCCTGCATCTCAGTGACCTGTTCTCACCACTGCCCATCCTGGAGTTGACACGTGCCATTGTGCGAGCCCTACCCCTGCTGCGGGTCCTCTCTATTCGTGTCGACCACCCCAGCCAGAGGGACAACCCTGCTGTGCCAGGGAATGCAGGGCCTCCTAGCCACATAATTGGGGATGAGGAGATACCAG AAAACTGCCTGGAACAGTTGGAGATGGGATTTCCACGAGGAGCCCAGCCAGCCCCACTGCTCTGCTCTGTACTGAAGGCCTCAGGTTCTCTGCAGCAGCTGTCCCTGGATAGCGCCACCTTTGCCTCTCCCCAGGATTTTGGGCTTGTGTTGCAGACACTCAAAG AGTACAACCTAGTCCTGAAGAGGCTGAGCTTCCATGACATGAATCTGGCTGACTGTCAGAGCGAGGTGCTCTTTTTGCTACAGAATCTGACTCTTCAAG AGATTACCTTCTCCTTCTGCCGTCTGTTTGAGAAGCGCCCAGCCCAATTTCTGCCTGAGATGGTTGCTGCTATGAAGGGCAACTCCACACTGAAGGGCCTCCGGCTGCCAGGGAACCgcctgg gGAATGCTGGCCTGCTGGCCCTCGCAGATGTTTTCTCAGAGGATTCATCTTCCTCTCTGTGTCAGCTAGACATCAG TTCCAACTGCATCAAGCCAGATGGGCTTCTGGAGTTCGCCAAGCGGCTGGAGCGCTGGGGCCGTGGAGCCTTTGGTCACCTGCGCCTCTTCCAGAACTGGCTAGACCAGGATGCAGTCACagccagagaagccatccggcgGCTCCGGGCCACCTGCCACGTGGTTAGCGACTCGTGGGACTCATCCCAGGCCTTCGCAGATTATGTCAGCACCATGTGA
- the LRRC41 gene encoding leucine-rich repeat-containing protein 41 isoform X2, which yields MAAPEAWRARSCWFCEVAAATTMEATSREAAPAKSSASGPSAPPALFELCGRAVSAHMGVLESGVWALPGPILQSILPLLNIYYLERIEETALKKGLSTQAIWRRLWDELMKTRPSSLESVTCWRAKFMEAFFSHVLRGTIDVSSDRRLCDQRFSPLLHSSRHVRQLTICNMLQGATELVAEPNRRVLETLASSLHTLKFRHLLFSDVAAQQSLRQLLHQLIHHGAVSQVSLYSWPVPESALFILILTMSAGFWQPGPGGPPCRLCGEASRGRAPSRDEGSLLLGSRRPRRDAAERCAAALMASRRKSEAKQTARAAPATRVTRRSTQESLTAGGTDPKRELHPPATSHEAPGTKRPPSAPATTSSASPSSSTSSSKRAPASSAPQPKPLKRFKRAAGKKGARTRQGPGTESEDLYDFVFIVAGEKEDGEEMEIGEVACGALDGSDPSCLGLPALEASQRFRSISTLELFTVPLSTEAALTLCHLLSSWVSLESLTLSYNENCLEQLEMGFPRGAQPAPLLCSVLKASGSLQQLSLDSATFASPQDFGLVLQTLKEYNLVLKRLSFHDMNLADCQSEVLFLLQNLTLQEITFSFCRLFEKRPAQFLPEMVAAMKGNSTLKGLRLPGNRLGNAGLLALADVFSEDSSSSLCQLDISSNCIKPDGLLEFAKRLERWGRGAFGHLRLFQNWLDQDAVTAREAIRRLRATCHVVSDSWDSSQAFADYVSTM from the exons CCCTCCCAGGCCCAATACTTCAAAGCATCTTACCTCTGCTCAATATATATTACTTGGAGAGGATTGAGGAAACTGCCCTCAAGAAAG GCCTCTCCACTCAGGCCATCTGGCGCCGACTATGGGATGAGCTGATGAAGACAAGGCCTTCCAGTTTGGAA AGTGTGACCTGCTGGCGAGCCAAGTTTATGGAGGCCTTTTTTTCCCATGTTCTACGTGGGACCATTGATGTGTCTTCTGACAGGCGTCTTTGTGATCAGCGCTTCTCGCCTCTTCTGCATAGCTCCCGCCATGTCCGGCAGCTCACCATCTGCAACATGCTGCAGGGTGCAACCGAGCTGGTGGCTGAGCCCAACCGCAGGGTTCTGGAGACCCTGGCCAGTTCCCTACACACCCTTAAGTTCCGCCACTTGCTGTTCTCTGATGTGGCTGCTCAGCAGTCACTTCGGCAGCTGTTGCATCAGCTTATTCACCATGGGGCCGTCAGCCAGGTGTCGCTGTACTCCTGGCCTGTGCCTGAGTCAGCCCTTTTCATCCTTATTCTCACCATGAGTGCTGGCTTCTGGCAGCCAGGCCCTGGTGGCCCACCCTGTCGCCTCTGTGGAGAAGCCTCCCGAGGCCGGGCCCCATCCCGAGATGAAGGATCCCTCTTGCTGGGCTCACGCCGGCCTCGCCGGGATGCTGCTGAGCGATGTGCTGCAGCCCTGATGGCCTCCCGGCGGAAGAGCGAAGCCAAGCAGACGGCCAGAGCTGCACCTGCCACTCGGGTAACACGCCGGAGCACACAGGAGAGCCTGACAGCAGGCGGGACAGACCCTAAGAGGGAGCTGCACCCTCCAGCCACTTCCCATGAGGCTCCTGGCACCAAGCGGccaccctctgctccagccaccacttcctctgcctctccctcctcttccacaTCCTCATCTAAACGGGCTCCAGCTAGCTCAGCCCCACAGCCTAAGCCCCTAAAGCGTTTCAAGCGAGCTGCAGGGAAGAAGGGTGCTCGCACCCGTCAGGGGCCTGGTACAGAGTCTGAAGACCTGTATGACTTTGTTTTCATTGTGGCTGGTGAGaaggaggatggggaagagatGGAGATAGGAGAAGTGGCTTGTGGAGCTTTGGATGGATCAGATCCCAGCTGCCTGGGGCTTCCAgcactggaggcctcccagcgaTTCCGCAGCATTTCCACCTTGGAGCTATTCACAGTTCCGCTCTCCACAGAGGCGGCTCTGACACTGTGCCACCTGCTGAGCTCCTGGGTGTCTCTGGAGAGCCTCACACTCTCCTATAATG AAAACTGCCTGGAACAGTTGGAGATGGGATTTCCACGAGGAGCCCAGCCAGCCCCACTGCTCTGCTCTGTACTGAAGGCCTCAGGTTCTCTGCAGCAGCTGTCCCTGGATAGCGCCACCTTTGCCTCTCCCCAGGATTTTGGGCTTGTGTTGCAGACACTCAAAG AGTACAACCTAGTCCTGAAGAGGCTGAGCTTCCATGACATGAATCTGGCTGACTGTCAGAGCGAGGTGCTCTTTTTGCTACAGAATCTGACTCTTCAAG AGATTACCTTCTCCTTCTGCCGTCTGTTTGAGAAGCGCCCAGCCCAATTTCTGCCTGAGATGGTTGCTGCTATGAAGGGCAACTCCACACTGAAGGGCCTCCGGCTGCCAGGGAACCgcctgg gGAATGCTGGCCTGCTGGCCCTCGCAGATGTTTTCTCAGAGGATTCATCTTCCTCTCTGTGTCAGCTAGACATCAG TTCCAACTGCATCAAGCCAGATGGGCTTCTGGAGTTCGCCAAGCGGCTGGAGCGCTGGGGCCGTGGAGCCTTTGGTCACCTGCGCCTCTTCCAGAACTGGCTAGACCAGGATGCAGTCACagccagagaagccatccggcgGCTCCGGGCCACCTGCCACGTGGTTAGCGACTCGTGGGACTCATCCCAGGCCTTCGCAGATTATGTCAGCACCATGTGA